A single region of the Pseudomonas mandelii genome encodes:
- the nuoI gene encoding NADH-quinone oxidoreductase subunit NuoI: MKYIFDIVHGFFTQLRSLVMIFGHAFRKRDTLQYPEEAVYLPPRFRGRIVLTRDPDGEERCVACNLCAVACPVGCISLQKAETEDGRWYPDFFRINFSRCIFCGLCEEACPTTAIQLTPDFEMAEFKRQDLVYEKEDLLISGPGKNPDYNFYRVAGMAIAGKPKGSAQNEAQPINVKSLLP; encoded by the coding sequence ATGAAGTACATATTTGACATCGTGCATGGCTTCTTCACCCAGCTTCGCAGCCTGGTGATGATCTTCGGCCATGCCTTCCGCAAGCGCGACACGCTGCAGTACCCGGAAGAAGCCGTGTACCTGCCGCCGCGCTTTCGTGGCCGTATCGTCCTGACCCGCGACCCTGATGGCGAAGAGCGTTGTGTCGCCTGCAACCTGTGCGCCGTGGCGTGCCCGGTTGGCTGCATCTCGCTGCAGAAAGCTGAAACCGAAGACGGTCGCTGGTACCCGGACTTCTTCCGCATCAACTTCTCGCGCTGCATTTTCTGCGGCCTCTGCGAGGAAGCCTGCCCGACCACCGCGATCCAGCTGACACCGGATTTCGAGATGGCCGAGTTCAAACGTCAGGACCTGGTTTACGAGAAAGAAGATCTGCTGATCTCCGGCCCCGGTAAAAACCCTGATTACAACTTCTATCGTGTTGCAGGTATGGCGATTGCCGGGAAGCCTAAAGGCTCCGCGCAGAATGAAGCCCAGCCGATCAACGTGAAGAGCTTGCTGCCTTAA